The Flavobacterium psychrotrophum region GGATTTTTCTTAAGGTCAGCAAGCAGTTCCTTAAGTTCTAATGATGCCCCCGCAAGGTTGTTGTACATAGCATCATCTTTAAGAAGTTTACCTAAAGTACCTTTACCTGCATTAACATCATTCATAATATCATCAACCTTAGCAAGCGAATTTTCAAGTTTCTTAACTGCCTGGCCTAAGTTAGCCGCGTTTATAGAATCTGATATTTTTGCAAAGTTAGCGCTCGTTTTATTCAGGTTTGCCATTGTAGCATCAATGTTGTTACGGTTGCCTGAGATAGTGCCATTAAGTGTATGTGCTGCTTTATTAAACTCAGCCATTGTACCACTCATTTCGGCAATAGCTTTTTTAAGGTTTTGCTGCGTCTGTTTGTCAAAAACGTTACTCAGGTGGTTTAGCAGGCTATCGGCTGTTACAACTGTTGCTTCAACCTTAGTTTGAAGTGGAGAAAGTTTATCGCCAACTACAGAAAGCATACCTGGTTTAAGCTCCGGAGTTAAATATGCCCCGTCTTCGGCAGGTTGTGCATTTTTCATATCGGGCGTTATAGCTATCTGCTTACCCGAAAGTCCAAAGCCCGGCTCATATAATGTAGCTGAACTGGTTTTTGATATAGGAAAATCAGTCTTAACCTGTAGCTCTACTAAAAGAGTGCCTTGTACAGTATCTCTAAATTGTATAGAGTTTACTTTGCCTACAACAAGGCCGTTTAAGGTTACTGGCGCTGATGGCGAAAGGCCTTCTACATCGCTATATACAACATAATATGTTTTATAGGATTTAAAAAGATCCCTGCCCTTTAAAAAACTGTAACCCCATACAAATATTAATATGGAGCCTATAACTAAAATTGCGGTTTTTACTTCTCTTGATACTTTCAAAACGGGTTATTTTTTAACAAATGTAGGATAAAAATTTTATGTAAGTGTGAATATTATTTTAAAGCTTCTTTCATTGTGATAATTTTACCATCCTTAAATGGCACCACATATGCTGATGAAAAGCCTTTTGCCTTAGCTTCAGAAAGTAAGCCCGAAGTAGCATCATAATCTTCTGTTTCGCCATAAAAATATTTCACGAGTGAGCCATCCTTAACTTTAGAAACATTTTTTAATCCTTTAAAGTTAGCCGGCTTTGTAGACAGGTTATTTTTACTGGCTGATATTTGCACTTTAAACACTATACCATCTGTAGATACTGTTTTAGCATCTTCTTTTACCGTCTTTTTCACTACCGATGGTGTGTCTGTTTTGGTTTCGCGTTGTTTTTCGTATTCTGCACTGCTTACAGACTTACCACCCATAAGTTCTTTATAACTTATTATGGCATTTGCAATGGTACGCGCAAGTTCATCCTGACCGTCATCACTATTAAGGTAAGCACCTTCGGCCTTGTTAGATACAAATCCAAGTTCAATAAGTACTCCCGGCATAGTAGTAGCATCAAGCACCCAAAGAGGCTGCTGCTTAATACCGCGGTCATTCTTCTTCAGTTTCCTAAAGCCATCCCTTACTTTAGAGGCAAGCACCGCACTCTGGTTTAACGATTCCTCCTGCTGTAATGCAAGGCCTATTGAGGTGTCTGGCCTGCTGGGATCAAACCCTTTATATTTTATCTTATAGTCTTTCTCCTGATAGATAACACTGTTTTCCTGGCGTGCTACTTCAAGATTCATATCACTACGGCCAAGTCCCATTACAAAAGTTTCTGTACCACTGGCAGATGACGCATTAACACCATTACAATGTATCGATACAAAAAGATCTGCCTTGGCGCGGTTTGCAATGTGCGCACGCTCTCTTAGCTCTATAAAAACATCGGTTTTACGGGTATATACAACATCAAACCCATCTTCTTTCTCCAGCAACTTTCCTATTTTAAGCACCGTACTTAAAACAATTTCTTTTTCTCTGTAACCATTATGGTTAGTACCGGTATCTCCCCCACCGTGGCCGGCATCGAGCACTACCTTAAAACTTTGGGCAAAACCGGTACACGTACTTATTAGAAGCACAGCGCATAAATATTTTTTAAAAACGGTTATCATGTCCTGATTATTTATAGTAAGTAGTGAGTATGGTTATTTTTTAAGGGCATCCTGAACAGAAATTTTTTGTCCGTCTTTAAACGCTACAACAAAAGCAGATGTATATCCTTTTTCTTTTGCCTGCGCCAACAGCTCTTTTGCATCGGCATATTGTGCAGCCGATCCATAAAAATATTTTATAACCGCTGCCGAATTGTCTTTTGTAATGTTACTCAATCCGTTAAAGTTAGCAGGAGTAAGTTCAAGATCCTTGCCACTGGCAGCAATTTGTATTTTAAATACAATATTACCCGCACCCTGTTTTACAGTCGGCGCTGGTGCCGGTGCTTTTACAGGAGCAGCAGTATCTGCCGCTGTAGGCTTAGCAACCGCAGGTTTTACAGCTACAGGCTGCGATGGCTCAGCAACTACAGGAGCTGAAGTTGCAGTACCCGGAACAAAAAATTCTTTTTTATAAGCAATGATGGCTTTAGCAATGGCCTTAGCAAGTTCATCCTGACCGGAATCTGAATTTACATATACACCTTCATCCTGTGCAGAAAGAAACCCTAGCTCTATTAAAACCGCAGGCATGGCTGCTTTATTAAGCGTCCAGAACGGCCCTTGTTTTACACCACGGTTTTTTCTTTTGGCACTCACAAGGCTTTCCTGTATTTTACTTGCCAGGTCGATGCTTTTAGTTAATATGGTTTCCTGTAATGCAGACGATCCTGCTATAACTTCGGGAGCTGCCGGATTAAATCCTTCATATTTTGTTTTATCTTTTTCTAGAGATAAAACAGCATTCTCTTTTTTGGCAACATCAAGGTTGCTGGCATTTTTTGTACTGCCTATAACATAGGTTTCTGTACCAAAAACTACTTTTTTAGATTCCGCGTTGCAATGCAGCGATACAAAAATATCTGCCGAAGCACGATTGGCTATCGCAGGCCTTTCTGCAAGATCTACAAAAGCATCGGTCTTACGGGTGTAAATAACCTCTGTTCCCTGCTCTGCCTCCAGGATTTTACCTACCTTAAGGGCTACGTTTAGCGCAATGTTTTTTTCTACAAAGCCATTGTAAATGTTACCAAAGTCTTTTCCGCCATGGCCGGCATCCAGTACGACCTTAAATTTTGCATTGCCCTGTGCAAATGATGCACCGCAAAATATAATAAAAAGTAAAAAAGCCTGTTTTAGTTTTGTGTTCTCTTTCATTGCAATTTGGTTATTATGCTGCTATTCTTATACTTACATTTAATGGTAAGATTGCCAAAAATATTGTATGTTTGACGTTCCAAAAAATGAGCCATACTGTTACAAAATTAGTATTAAAACCTTTGCGCACAAACTTATTTAATATCGTTTTATCAGCAATTTTCCTAACAATTGGCCTAACTGACTGCCATGCACAGGATATACGTAAAAAGAGCCGTGGCATTAAAGCTGAAGTTAAGCAGCCTGCTACTGCCCTAAATACCCCAATTGCTGATACTATTAAGATAGATACACTTGCTATTGCAGAAAAAAAAGCTGCAGAAAAACCTGCCGATACTGTTAAAAAACCTAAAAATGCCCTTGATGGCATTATTAAACGCCAGGCAGACGATTATGAAAAGCTTGATCAAAAGAAGAAAGAACTTACCCTGTATAACAACGCACATCTTGAATATAAAGATATAGAACTCAAAGCGGGCATAATTCGTATGAAATACGAAACAAATGAGGTATTTGCAGGCCGATTTAAAGATTCTACCGGTTATTCTCAATATCCTTACTTTAAACAGGGTAGCAATGTTGTTGAGGCAGACTCCATACATTTTAACACCAAAACAAAAAAAGCCCGTGTCTGGAATTCCCGCAGCGACCAGGGAGAATTCAGGATTAAAGGTGAGGTAACTAAAAAAGAAAACGACTCGGTTTACTTTATTAAAAATGCACGTTTTACTACTTCTAAAAACATAGACGATCCAGAATACTACTTTCTTGCTTACAGGGCAAAACTGGTACCGGGACAAAAAGTAATTGTA contains the following coding sequences:
- a CDS encoding MlaD family protein, whose product is MKVSREVKTAILVIGSILIFVWGYSFLKGRDLFKSYKTYYVVYSDVEGLSPSAPVTLNGLVVGKVNSIQFRDTVQGTLLVELQVKTDFPISKTSSATLYEPGFGLSGKQIAITPDMKNAQPAEDGAYLTPELKPGMLSVVGDKLSPLQTKVEATVVTADSLLNHLSNVFDKQTQQNLKKAIAEMSGTMAEFNKAAHTLNGTISGNRNNIDATMANLNKTSANFAKISDSINAANLGQAVKKLENSLAKVDDIMNDVNAGKGTLGKLLKDDAMYNNLAGASLELKELLADLKKNPKRYVHFSVFGGKQKPYKEEEKKTTTTVTTETKAE
- a CDS encoding N-acetylmuramoyl-L-alanine amidase family protein; the protein is MITVFKKYLCAVLLISTCTGFAQSFKVVLDAGHGGGDTGTNHNGYREKEIVLSTVLKIGKLLEKEDGFDVVYTRKTDVFIELRERAHIANRAKADLFVSIHCNGVNASSASGTETFVMGLGRSDMNLEVARQENSVIYQEKDYKIKYKGFDPSRPDTSIGLALQQEESLNQSAVLASKVRDGFRKLKKNDRGIKQQPLWVLDATTMPGVLIELGFVSNKAEGAYLNSDDGQDELARTIANAIISYKELMGGKSVSSAEYEKQRETKTDTPSVVKKTVKEDAKTVSTDGIVFKVQISASKNNLSTKPANFKGLKNVSKVKDGSLVKYFYGETEDYDATSGLLSEAKAKGFSSAYVVPFKDGKIITMKEALK
- a CDS encoding N-acetylmuramoyl-L-alanine amidase family protein — encoded protein: MKENTKLKQAFLLFIIFCGASFAQGNAKFKVVLDAGHGGKDFGNIYNGFVEKNIALNVALKVGKILEAEQGTEVIYTRKTDAFVDLAERPAIANRASADIFVSLHCNAESKKVVFGTETYVIGSTKNASNLDVAKKENAVLSLEKDKTKYEGFNPAAPEVIAGSSALQETILTKSIDLASKIQESLVSAKRKNRGVKQGPFWTLNKAAMPAVLIELGFLSAQDEGVYVNSDSGQDELAKAIAKAIIAYKKEFFVPGTATSAPVVAEPSQPVAVKPAVAKPTAADTAAPVKAPAPAPTVKQGAGNIVFKIQIAASGKDLELTPANFNGLSNITKDNSAAVIKYFYGSAAQYADAKELLAQAKEKGYTSAFVVAFKDGQKISVQDALKK